A genomic region of Elaeis guineensis isolate ETL-2024a chromosome 9, EG11, whole genome shotgun sequence contains the following coding sequences:
- the LOC105052104 gene encoding uncharacterized protein, whose product MASPPLVVEALLLMLILPHIGLSKPHSLKGSVACFDCTSHNLAGVFVAVKCNHEKRLLPALTNNKGYFEVEIPTKSSPPSSSPPDCLVRLLGGPEQLCSFKKSMTSKIVKAQGLEESYALATPLTFFRSCPSHADQNWHPDMTSDAGTPRPPNARAPRAPNAGPARPDGLPLPRDLELPPLIYFFPFIPIIGIP is encoded by the exons ATGGCTTCTCCTCCTTTAGTAGTAGAAGCCCTTCTCCTTATGCTAATCCTCCCACATATTGGCCTCTCAAAGCCCCATTCACTGAAGGGATCGGTGGCCTGCTTCGACTGCACTTCCCACAATCTCGCTG GTGTATTTGTGGCAGTAAAGTGCAACCATGAGAAGAGGTTGCTCCCTGCTCTAACTAACAACAAAGGCTACTTTGAAGTTGAGATCCCAACGAAGTCCTCGCCACCTTCCTCTTCCCCTCCTGACTGCCTTGTGAGGCTGCTCGGGGGACCAGAGCAGCTCTGCTCGTTCAAAAAATCCATGACTTCTAAGATCGTAAAGGCTCAAGGATTGGAGGAGTCCTATGCTTTAGCCACCCCTCTCACCTTCTTCAGGTCATGCCCTTCCCATGCTGATCAAAACTGGCACCCTGATATGACCTCAGATGCTGGAACACCAAGGCCACCAAATGCTAGAGCACCAAGGGCACCGAATGCCGGACCGGCGAGGCCCGACGGCCTACCTCTGCCAAGAGACTTGGAGCTGCCACCTCTTATCTACTTCTTTCCTTTCATTCCTATCATTGGAATCCCTTGA